From the Natrarchaeobaculum aegyptiacum genome, one window contains:
- a CDS encoding IS607 family transposase has product MPRLYSIGEFADELGVHAQTVKRWCRNDDLDYTRTPGGERRIPHRELRRLAGDTRPTDRVVLYARVSSHGQKDNGDLDRQLERLTDYAHDHGWSVENTYTDVGSGLNEDRRGLDSLLDDVQEADYGRILVTYEDRLTRFGFSYLERYFDCYGVTITVIEDETDKSAQEELVDDLIKLVASFSGKLYGMRSSKKKQVVNTVESEVKTDE; this is encoded by the coding sequence ATGCCGCGGTTGTACTCGATTGGTGAGTTCGCGGATGAACTCGGTGTTCACGCCCAGACCGTGAAACGTTGGTGCCGCAACGACGATCTTGACTACACCCGAACACCCGGCGGTGAACGACGAATACCACATCGGGAACTTCGCCGACTTGCTGGCGATACTCGTCCGACAGACCGTGTTGTACTCTACGCTCGCGTCTCCAGTCACGGGCAGAAAGACAACGGCGATCTCGACCGCCAACTTGAGCGACTCACAGACTACGCTCACGACCACGGCTGGAGCGTTGAAAATACATACACCGACGTTGGCAGTGGCCTCAACGAAGACCGTCGTGGACTCGACTCGCTCCTTGATGACGTACAAGAAGCCGACTATGGACGCATTCTCGTCACCTACGAAGACAGACTTACTCGCTTTGGCTTCTCGTATCTCGAACGGTATTTCGACTGCTACGGTGTCACCATCACTGTCATCGAAGACGAGACGGACAAATCAGCACAGGAAGAACTTGTTGACGACCTCATCAAACTCGTCGCCAGCTTCAGCGGCAAACTCTACGGAATGCGTTCATCGAAAAAGAAACAGGTTGTCAACACCGTCGAATCTGAGGTGAAAACCGATGAGTGA
- a CDS encoding alpha/beta hydrolase: protein MSDVLIPGGRDVRGTLEEPAGGDESDTEAIVVACPPHPQHGGSRTDGRLVAVADALTDAGIACLRFDYGPWDEGHGERADVRNALAWAAEEYDRVGLFGYSFGATLSLLAAVDVQSESGLEVAFEAVSVLAPTAQLGADDDLDAHAALAELDRPLQVCHGERDTTVDWEPIVERARDRGAEIHPLPADHFFLGTQPEIADAVRDFFEGHLLE, encoded by the coding sequence ATGAGCGACGTGTTGATCCCCGGCGGCCGAGACGTCCGCGGAACGCTCGAGGAGCCGGCTGGTGGCGACGAGTCTGACACCGAGGCGATCGTCGTCGCCTGTCCACCCCATCCCCAGCACGGGGGGTCGCGAACTGACGGACGGCTCGTTGCCGTCGCCGACGCGCTGACCGACGCCGGGATCGCCTGCCTGCGATTCGACTACGGACCGTGGGACGAGGGTCACGGTGAGCGCGCCGACGTTCGCAACGCCCTCGCGTGGGCTGCCGAGGAGTACGACCGCGTCGGCCTGTTCGGCTACAGCTTCGGCGCGACGCTCTCGCTGCTGGCAGCAGTCGACGTCCAGTCGGAATCGGGGCTCGAGGTGGCGTTCGAGGCGGTATCCGTCCTCGCGCCGACGGCCCAACTCGGTGCGGACGACGATCTCGACGCCCACGCGGCGCTCGCCGAGCTCGACCGACCACTGCAGGTCTGTCACGGCGAGCGCGACACGACCGTCGACTGGGAACCGATCGTCGAGCGCGCCCGCGACCGCGGCGCAGAAATTCACCCGCTACCGGCCGATCACTTCTTCCTCGGGACCCAGCCGGAGATCGCCGACGCCGTCAGGGACTTCTTCGAGGGACACCTGCTCGAGTAG
- the hisA gene encoding 1-(5-phosphoribosyl)-5-[(5-phosphoribosylamino)methylideneamino]imidazole-4-carboxamide isomerase produces MSHVPEFEVIPAVDLQDGEVVQLVQGERGTEKTYGDPVEAAQRWIDAGAESLHLVDLDGAFEGERKNAAAIDAVLETVDVPTQLGGGIRTVEDACDLLERGVDRVILGTAAVEEPEIVAEISERYPESVVVSLDAKDGEVVVEGWTEGAGISPVEAAERYDDLGAAGILFTNVDVEGKLEGVATEPVRELVEATDVPVIASGGVATLEDVRALEDAGAAAVVVGSALYEGAFTLEEAQAATQ; encoded by the coding sequence ATGAGCCACGTTCCGGAGTTCGAAGTGATCCCGGCGGTCGACCTGCAGGATGGCGAGGTCGTCCAGCTGGTCCAGGGCGAGCGCGGTACGGAGAAGACCTACGGCGACCCCGTCGAGGCCGCCCAGCGCTGGATCGACGCCGGTGCCGAGTCGCTGCATCTCGTCGACCTGGACGGCGCGTTCGAGGGCGAACGCAAGAACGCCGCGGCCATCGACGCCGTCCTCGAGACCGTCGACGTCCCCACGCAACTGGGCGGCGGCATCCGCACGGTCGAGGATGCCTGCGACTTGCTCGAGCGCGGGGTCGACCGCGTGATTCTCGGGACTGCTGCCGTCGAAGAGCCAGAGATCGTCGCCGAGATCAGCGAGCGGTATCCAGAGAGCGTCGTCGTCAGTCTCGACGCGAAAGACGGCGAGGTCGTCGTCGAGGGCTGGACCGAGGGCGCGGGAATCTCGCCCGTCGAGGCCGCCGAGCGATACGACGACCTCGGTGCCGCCGGGATCCTCTTTACGAACGTCGACGTCGAGGGGAAACTCGAGGGCGTCGCCACCGAACCCGTCCGCGAACTGGTCGAAGCAACCGACGTCCCGGTGATCGCCAGCGGTGGCGTCGCCACGCTCGAGGACGTCCGCGCACTCGAGGACGCTGGTGCTGCAGCCGTCGTCGTCGGGAGCGCACTGTACGAGGGAGCGTTCACGCTCGAGGAAGCGCAGGCCGCCACGCAGTGA
- the serA gene encoding phosphoglycerate dehydrogenase: MKVLVTDPIDDAGLDVLRDAGCAVETGYELEGEALLEAISDADGLIVRSGTEVTAEVLEAADELVIVGRAGIGVDNIDIDAATDEGVIVANAPEGNVRAAAEHTVAMTFAIARSIPQAHARLKDGEWAKSDYLGAELDSKTLGVVGLGRVGQEVAKKLDSLGMDVVAFDPYISEDRAARIGAELVDLEACLERADFLTIHTPLTPETEGMIAENELDLLEDGYLVNVGRGGIVDEDALAAKVEDGTVAGAALDVFAEEPLADDSPLLEHDEIVVTPHLGASTEAAQENVATSTADQVVAALEGEPVANALNAPSIDESAFPRVEPYIEIADTAGKVAAQLLEGRIEEIEVAYEGDIADEDTEFVTASALKGVFEPLEWQVNAVNAPQIAEDRGVDVTESKTRQAEDFQSLVSVTVRNGDDEVAVEGTLFAGDDPRIVRVDGYRVDAIPHGKMVVTRNTDEPGVIGLIGSVMGEYDVNIAGMFNARETHGGEALTVYNVDSQVPDAAKQELNEDDRIIRVDYITLNGH, translated from the coding sequence ATGAAGGTGCTCGTCACGGACCCCATCGACGACGCGGGTCTGGACGTACTGAGAGACGCAGGCTGTGCGGTCGAAACGGGCTACGAACTCGAGGGCGAGGCACTCCTCGAGGCCATCTCCGATGCAGACGGACTCATCGTCCGTTCTGGCACCGAGGTGACCGCGGAGGTCCTCGAGGCCGCCGACGAACTCGTGATCGTCGGCCGCGCCGGGATCGGCGTCGACAACATCGACATCGACGCCGCGACCGACGAGGGCGTCATCGTCGCCAACGCCCCCGAGGGGAACGTCCGCGCGGCGGCCGAACACACCGTCGCGATGACGTTCGCCATCGCCCGTTCGATCCCACAGGCCCACGCCCGCCTCAAAGACGGCGAGTGGGCAAAGAGCGACTACCTCGGTGCCGAACTCGACAGCAAGACCCTGGGCGTCGTCGGCCTCGGCCGCGTCGGTCAGGAGGTCGCGAAAAAGCTCGACTCGCTCGGGATGGACGTCGTCGCGTTCGACCCCTACATCTCCGAGGACCGGGCCGCCCGCATCGGCGCGGAACTCGTCGACCTCGAGGCCTGTCTCGAGCGCGCGGACTTCCTCACGATTCACACGCCGCTGACCCCCGAGACCGAGGGCATGATCGCCGAGAACGAACTCGACTTGCTCGAGGACGGTTACCTCGTCAACGTCGGCCGCGGTGGCATCGTCGACGAGGACGCCCTCGCCGCCAAAGTCGAAGACGGCACGGTCGCCGGCGCGGCACTGGACGTCTTCGCCGAGGAACCACTCGCCGACGATTCGCCACTGCTCGAACACGACGAGATCGTCGTCACGCCCCACCTCGGCGCCTCGACGGAGGCCGCCCAGGAGAACGTCGCCACCTCGACCGCCGACCAGGTCGTCGCCGCGCTCGAGGGCGAACCCGTCGCGAACGCGCTGAACGCGCCGTCGATCGACGAGAGTGCGTTCCCGCGGGTCGAGCCCTACATCGAGATCGCCGACACCGCCGGCAAGGTCGCCGCCCAGTTGCTCGAGGGCCGAATCGAGGAAATCGAGGTCGCTTACGAGGGTGACATCGCCGACGAGGACACCGAGTTCGTCACCGCCAGCGCCCTGAAGGGAGTCTTCGAACCGCTCGAGTGGCAGGTCAACGCCGTCAACGCTCCCCAGATCGCCGAAGACCGCGGCGTCGACGTCACGGAGTCGAAGACCCGCCAGGCCGAGGACTTCCAGAGTCTGGTCTCGGTCACCGTGCGAAACGGTGACGACGAGGTCGCCGTCGAGGGAACGCTCTTCGCGGGCGACGACCCGCGGATCGTCCGCGTCGACGGCTACCGTGTCGACGCTATCCCCCACGGCAAGATGGTCGTCACGCGCAACACGGACGAGCCGGGCGTCATCGGCCTCATCGGCTCTGTCATGGGCGAGTACGACGTCAACATCGCGGGGATGTTCAACGCCCGCGAGACCCACGGTGGCGAGGCGCTGACCGTCTACAACGTCGACAGTCAGGTTCCCGACGCCGCGAAACAGGAACTCAACGAGGACGACCGGATCATCCGCGTCGATTACATCACGCTGAACGGTCACTAG
- a CDS encoding CPBP family intramembrane glutamic endopeptidase, with translation MPSPHDDPPRDDDREPGWPRTGGDDRDVDDRDHDHDRARADGSYDESTQPGAPAETPPGGDPHGTDPGHDGPGEDDDRPPLHERSRLAAFLGATGYVVGVFAFSMAVFLLLSFALLPFAFVADDPMTFFESIERVLIFVDPVVMGVGTAILAAISFWRGWVPRRAVGFSVPNAREVLVVVGGVIGLLALGLVTSVVPEYFGVPPSEHALMLEEGSVQFYVGLAVLSILVIGPVEEVLFRGLIQNYLRPAYGTAGTVVVTSILFAAVHLFAYSMQAPPLETVLVSLAGIFVLSLVLGGIYERYRNIVVVSAIHGFYNAVLFLSLIWA, from the coding sequence ATGCCTTCCCCGCACGACGACCCTCCTCGAGACGACGACCGGGAGCCTGGCTGGCCCCGGACCGGGGGCGACGATCGGGACGTGGACGACCGCGATCACGATCACGACCGCGCCCGTGCCGACGGTTCGTACGACGAGTCGACGCAACCCGGGGCCCCAGCCGAAACGCCGCCGGGTGGCGATCCACACGGCACCGATCCCGGTCACGACGGACCCGGGGAGGACGACGACCGGCCGCCGTTACACGAGCGCTCTCGGCTGGCAGCCTTCCTCGGTGCGACTGGCTACGTCGTCGGCGTCTTCGCATTTTCGATGGCTGTATTTCTGCTGCTGAGTTTCGCGTTACTTCCGTTTGCCTTCGTTGCCGACGATCCCATGACGTTTTTCGAGTCCATCGAACGCGTGCTAATCTTCGTCGATCCAGTCGTCATGGGCGTCGGGACGGCTATCCTCGCCGCGATCTCGTTCTGGCGAGGGTGGGTCCCGAGGCGGGCCGTCGGGTTTTCGGTGCCGAACGCTCGAGAAGTGCTCGTCGTCGTCGGTGGCGTGATCGGACTGCTCGCGCTCGGCTTAGTCACGTCGGTCGTCCCGGAGTACTTCGGCGTGCCGCCTTCCGAACACGCTCTCATGCTCGAAGAGGGCAGCGTCCAGTTCTACGTCGGTCTCGCAGTCCTCTCGATCCTGGTCATCGGACCGGTCGAGGAGGTGCTCTTCCGGGGGTTGATCCAGAACTACCTCCGGCCCGCCTACGGCACCGCCGGGACCGTCGTCGTCACGTCGATCCTCTTCGCCGCTGTCCACCTGTTTGCCTACTCCATGCAGGCACCGCCGCTCGAGACCGTTCTCGTCTCGCTCGCGGGCATCTTCGTCCTCTCGCTCGTCCTCGGCGGGATCTACGAACGGTACCGGAACATCGTCGTGGTGTCGGCCATCCATGGCTTCTACAACGCGGTCCTCTTTCTCTCACTGATCTGGGCGTAG
- a CDS encoding FxLYD domain-containing protein, with amino-acid sequence MERRVGARTPSRRTMLRASGCTLLAAVAGCATRADDTAETDLEGDPVDGPPPDHVDIFEHAFRPGHTRAVCTFEGGPGETVNRIERNVVVGTVGNRSATPLERVGVAATIYDDEGAKLDTYRDETTDLESMAIWEFEILVFEEAADVADYDIELETLEW; translated from the coding sequence ATGGAACGGCGGGTGGGAGCGCGAACACCGAGTCGACGAACGATGCTTCGTGCCAGCGGTTGCACACTCCTCGCGGCGGTCGCCGGCTGTGCCACGCGCGCCGACGATACAGCGGAGACCGACCTCGAGGGCGATCCCGTCGACGGACCGCCACCGGACCACGTCGACATTTTCGAGCACGCGTTCCGTCCCGGACACACGCGGGCAGTCTGTACGTTCGAGGGTGGCCCCGGCGAGACGGTAAACCGAATCGAACGGAACGTCGTCGTCGGCACCGTCGGGAATCGCTCGGCGACGCCGCTCGAGCGCGTTGGTGTCGCCGCCACGATCTACGACGACGAGGGCGCGAAACTGGACACCTATCGCGACGAAACGACCGACCTCGAGTCGATGGCAATCTGGGAGTTCGAGATCCTCGTCTTCGAGGAAGCGGCCGACGTCGCCGACTACGACATCGAACTCGAGACCCTCGAGTGGTGA
- a CDS encoding NAD(P)/FAD-dependent oxidoreductase: protein MDENARQRRRVVIAGGGLAGLVAARHLAARGLEVTLFERRETVGGRVRTRRDDRAGYQFDRGFQVLFTAYPAVRRELDLEALALRRFEPGAVVVRPGSRSMLSDPRQSPATIPATLASPEVGLGDAMRVAGLWADLVRTDPDELFDRPDRSIDEYLRQRGFSRRFREHFFAPFYGGITLDRSLSTSSRVFEYTFRALASGDIAVPAAGMGAIPAQLATRVREAGGTLETGVAVTDVREREDGSLAVTTADGTVTAEAVVVATDPPSARELTGVDAIPTESRGCVTQYYRLPGEAALETGGRLVLNAADDAAPNHIAPLSEVAPEYGPADETLLSATFLGTPDAADSELADRTRRALEAWFPEQAVEGLELCHTDRIPFAQFVQPPGIHDRLPDVRDPDGPVYLAGDYTRWSSIQGALESGRQAAMAVLEEL from the coding sequence ATGGACGAGAATGCGAGACAGCGACGACGGGTCGTAATCGCTGGCGGTGGACTGGCGGGACTCGTCGCCGCTCGCCACCTCGCTGCACGGGGGCTCGAGGTCACGCTGTTCGAACGGCGCGAAACCGTCGGCGGCCGGGTCCGAACTCGTCGGGACGACCGGGCCGGCTACCAGTTCGACCGCGGGTTTCAGGTGCTGTTTACCGCGTACCCGGCCGTCCGGCGGGAACTCGACCTCGAGGCGCTCGCCCTTCGACGGTTCGAGCCGGGAGCAGTCGTCGTCCGCCCCGGAAGCCGTTCGATGCTCTCGGATCCGCGCCAGTCGCCGGCGACGATTCCGGCGACGCTCGCGAGCCCGGAGGTGGGGCTAGGCGACGCGATGCGGGTCGCCGGACTCTGGGCCGACCTCGTTCGCACCGATCCGGACGAACTCTTCGACCGACCGGACCGGTCGATCGACGAGTACCTCCGCCAGCGTGGCTTCTCGCGGCGCTTCCGCGAGCACTTCTTCGCGCCGTTCTACGGCGGCATCACCCTCGATCGGTCGCTGTCGACCTCAAGTCGGGTCTTCGAGTACACGTTCCGGGCGCTCGCGTCGGGCGACATCGCCGTCCCGGCGGCGGGCATGGGTGCGATTCCGGCCCAGCTTGCCACCCGGGTCCGTGAGGCCGGTGGAACGCTCGAGACCGGCGTCGCCGTGACGGACGTCCGGGAACGCGAGGACGGGTCGCTCGCGGTCACGACAGCCGACGGGACCGTCACGGCCGAGGCGGTCGTCGTGGCCACCGATCCACCGTCGGCCCGGGAGTTGACCGGCGTCGACGCGATTCCGACCGAGTCACGGGGGTGTGTCACCCAGTACTACCGGCTTCCCGGCGAGGCCGCCCTCGAGACGGGTGGTCGACTCGTCCTGAACGCCGCCGACGACGCAGCGCCGAACCATATCGCACCGCTCAGCGAGGTCGCCCCCGAGTACGGCCCCGCGGACGAGACGCTCCTCAGTGCGACCTTTCTGGGCACCCCCGACGCGGCGGACAGCGAACTCGCCGACCGCACCCGGCGCGCTCTCGAGGCGTGGTTCCCAGAACAGGCTGTCGAGGGCCTCGAGTTGTGCCACACCGATCGCATCCCGTTCGCCCAGTTCGTCCAGCCACCCGGGATTCACGACCGACTGCCCGACGTCCGCGACCCCGACGGCCCGGTCTACCTCGCCGGCGACTACACGCGGTGGTCGTCGATTCAGGGCGCGCTCGAAAGTGGCCGACAGGCGGCGATGGCTGTGCTCGAGGAGCTGTAG
- a CDS encoding succinylglutamate desuccinylase/aspartoacylase domain-containing protein, giving the protein MTIRGPGEPEVVVVGGVHGDEPCGVRVVRRLREADLDLMRGVAFVVANPAAVDAGVRYLDSDLNRAFADTPVDGHEAKLAAQLRELIQDRVTLSLHGTHSQPTPFALVHRSHPRQFDLAAQLPVPYVVDHWGVNEGAMTSCGVSIDIEVGPQGTEQAAVAAENQAYAFLKLVDALPGEPSATDPSFFHMADPIRKPPGISHEIFTENFAYVPAGAAYASVDGQKLIADDPFHPILMSENGYSDIFGFRGTKIAESLEKAKETIV; this is encoded by the coding sequence GTGACCATCCGGGGTCCGGGAGAGCCAGAGGTTGTGGTTGTCGGTGGCGTTCACGGCGACGAGCCCTGCGGCGTCCGTGTGGTCCGTCGATTGCGGGAGGCAGATCTCGACCTGATGCGCGGTGTTGCGTTCGTCGTTGCCAATCCAGCCGCAGTCGACGCCGGTGTGCGGTATCTGGACTCGGACCTCAATCGTGCATTCGCTGACACCCCTGTCGACGGCCACGAAGCGAAACTCGCCGCCCAGCTCCGTGAGTTGATTCAGGACCGCGTCACACTCTCGCTGCACGGGACGCACTCGCAGCCGACTCCATTTGCACTCGTCCACCGTTCTCACCCACGCCAGTTCGATCTTGCAGCACAGTTGCCGGTTCCGTATGTCGTCGATCACTGGGGAGTAAACGAGGGGGCGATGACTTCCTGTGGAGTTTCGATCGATATCGAGGTCGGTCCACAGGGCACCGAGCAAGCGGCTGTGGCCGCCGAAAATCAGGCCTATGCGTTTCTCAAGCTGGTGGATGCGCTCCCTGGTGAGCCGTCCGCTACAGATCCGTCGTTCTTCCATATGGCCGACCCGATTCGAAAGCCGCCCGGGATATCCCACGAGATCTTCACCGAAAATTTCGCATATGTCCCGGCGGGGGCGGCCTATGCAAGCGTTGACGGACAGAAGTTGATCGCAGATGATCCGTTCCATCCGATCTTGATGTCAGAAAACGGGTACTCGGACATCTTCGGCTTCAGGGGAACCAAAATAGCGGAGTCACTGGAAAAAGCCAAGGAAACGATTGTGTAA
- a CDS encoding glutamate-cysteine ligase family protein, giving the protein MQKSIEAEYWVVDQDGELTGPGELTEYSENVEEEFVRPLLELKTPPCETFSALRSTFLELLDELLDKADELDKVLVPLGTPINSGPIELRPSERSRIQKRVLGDNFAYAKHCAGTHLHFEKRNVTDQLNVLASLDPALALLNSSPYFRGETVANGARAYIYRKKCYEYFPLHGQLWDYVNTVGQWERQLDRLFDSFKAASMNEGVSETNIDASFSPQDIVWTPVRLRDEMPTVEWRAPDTSLPSQILRLAEDVGTIMEHLHHAEVRIEGDTGEVTADRITIPEFDAVLTYVEEAIHEGVESPALSSYLERMGFDVGEYDPLTRNIDGRDYVSPDEAREIRLRYGDRLRRDVDNLIT; this is encoded by the coding sequence ATGCAGAAAAGCATCGAAGCTGAGTACTGGGTCGTCGATCAGGACGGCGAGCTCACGGGCCCGGGGGAACTCACGGAGTATTCTGAGAACGTGGAAGAAGAATTCGTCCGTCCACTGCTCGAGCTAAAGACACCTCCCTGTGAGACGTTCTCGGCACTTCGGTCGACGTTCCTCGAACTACTCGACGAGCTACTCGACAAAGCCGACGAACTCGACAAAGTGCTCGTCCCACTCGGGACTCCAATCAATAGTGGCCCAATCGAGCTCCGGCCCAGCGAGCGGAGTCGGATTCAAAAGCGTGTGCTCGGCGACAACTTTGCCTATGCGAAACACTGTGCCGGGACGCATCTCCACTTCGAGAAGCGAAACGTCACGGATCAACTCAACGTCCTTGCCAGCCTCGATCCGGCACTGGCACTGCTCAACTCTTCTCCATACTTCCGTGGCGAGACGGTTGCAAACGGTGCTCGAGCCTACATTTATCGGAAGAAGTGTTACGAATACTTCCCGCTGCACGGTCAGCTGTGGGATTACGTCAATACCGTCGGACAGTGGGAGCGACAACTCGACCGGCTCTTCGACTCGTTCAAAGCGGCGTCGATGAACGAAGGTGTCAGTGAAACTAATATCGATGCCAGTTTCTCTCCACAGGACATCGTCTGGACGCCAGTGAGACTCCGTGACGAGATGCCAACTGTCGAGTGGCGAGCACCCGACACGTCGCTTCCAAGCCAGATTCTCCGTCTGGCCGAAGACGTCGGCACGATAATGGAGCACCTCCATCACGCGGAAGTCCGGATCGAAGGCGACACTGGTGAGGTGACTGCTGATCGAATCACGATCCCCGAGTTCGATGCTGTCCTTACCTACGTCGAGGAAGCGATACACGAGGGGGTGGAGTCACCAGCGCTCTCTTCTTATCTCGAGCGAATGGGGTTCGACGTTGGGGAATACGACCCACTGACGAGGAACATCGACGGACGTGATTACGTCAGTCCGGATGAGGCCCGTGAGATCCGGCTTCGATACGGAGACCGGCTGCGACGAGATGTCGATAATCTGATCACATAA
- a CDS encoding DUF418 domain-containing protein: MTTNDDTHPPMTASPEDSETTPDSSDPGPTDPSDRIVALDALRGFALLGILVINIWLFGMPTIASFNPALYGNFTGVDYAAWLISHVFFEQKFVTLFTFMFGAGIVLFLESKARKDQPGRRLHFARTFWLLVIGLGHAYLLWYGDILVLYALSGFLVVWVWRWRPRRQFLLGAVMYALPGVLYLLMGIGYLALPEDGQAELEAELLAAFGAGFSPEREIDIYQSGWFDQMAHRVPVVLEFHTIGFVFEAFWMLGGLMIVGMALFKWGIISNQRSTRFYRRLFVGASGIGLVLVLAGVWAREAFAWETMPVLTLAFQFNYWGAPFLAIGYLAGIMLLCRWVQEGIVVHALTAVGRTAFSNYLLQTVLATTIFYGYGFGLFGELGRAELLGVVVSIWAVQIVLSVWWMNRFQFGPVEWVWRTLTYRQRQPMRLEE, encoded by the coding sequence ATGACGACGAACGACGACACACATCCGCCGATGACTGCGTCCCCTGAGGACTCCGAGACGACACCAGATTCGTCAGATCCCGGACCGACAGACCCGTCCGACCGGATCGTCGCCCTCGACGCGCTTCGTGGCTTCGCCCTCCTCGGGATTCTGGTAATCAACATCTGGCTGTTCGGAATGCCGACGATCGCGTCGTTCAATCCGGCCCTCTACGGGAACTTCACCGGCGTCGATTACGCCGCCTGGTTGATCAGTCACGTCTTCTTCGAACAGAAATTCGTGACGCTGTTTACCTTCATGTTCGGTGCCGGGATCGTTCTGTTCCTCGAATCGAAAGCGCGCAAAGACCAGCCCGGTCGACGGTTACACTTCGCCAGGACGTTCTGGTTGCTCGTCATCGGTCTCGGGCACGCGTACCTGCTCTGGTACGGTGACATCCTCGTCCTCTACGCCCTGTCCGGCTTTCTCGTGGTCTGGGTGTGGCGCTGGCGGCCCCGCCGACAGTTCCTGCTCGGGGCCGTGATGTACGCACTTCCTGGAGTGCTGTACCTTCTGATGGGGATCGGCTACCTCGCGCTTCCCGAGGACGGTCAGGCCGAACTCGAGGCCGAACTGCTCGCTGCGTTCGGTGCGGGATTCTCGCCCGAGCGCGAAATCGACATCTACCAGAGCGGCTGGTTCGACCAGATGGCTCACCGCGTCCCGGTCGTCCTCGAGTTTCACACGATCGGGTTCGTCTTCGAGGCGTTCTGGATGCTCGGTGGCCTGATGATCGTTGGAATGGCCCTCTTCAAGTGGGGTATCATCTCCAACCAGCGGAGCACGCGCTTTTACCGGCGTCTCTTCGTCGGTGCCAGCGGGATCGGGTTGGTGCTGGTCCTCGCCGGGGTCTGGGCCCGCGAAGCGTTTGCGTGGGAGACGATGCCGGTGCTCACGCTCGCGTTCCAGTTCAACTACTGGGGTGCCCCGTTCCTCGCGATCGGCTACCTCGCCGGGATCATGCTGCTCTGTCGGTGGGTTCAGGAGGGGATCGTCGTCCACGCGTTGACGGCGGTGGGCCGCACCGCGTTCTCGAACTACCTGCTGCAGACGGTTCTGGCGACGACGATCTTCTACGGATACGGGTTCGGGTTGTTCGGCGAACTTGGCCGGGCGGAATTGCTCGGCGTGGTCGTGTCGATCTGGGCGGTTCAGATCGTGCTTTCGGTGTGGTGGATGAACCGGTTCCAGTTCGGTCCCGTCGAATGGGTCTGGCGGACGCTCACGTACCGTCAGCGACAGCCGATGCGACTCGAGGAGTAG